CGCAAGTTTTGATCAATCtatgaaaaacctgatgtatggagcttcaaacgaaaatcaaaccgttcagattcgataaaattgcaccacaaacatgctgacaaaatttcagctcaatcgaaCCACGAATTAACCTCCAACgctagcttgatgtaaatcaaatattgcccaaaaccccaaattttCTGCCTTCTCTTTTACTCTTGttactgtttcctttttttcggctacctctttatatagatagtgagaaaccatatttcctcatataacttatcatttGGGTCAAGCCCTTTTtaggcttgcaactcattggacctcctccacataggagtaaacccagctaacaaatctccccctcacaacaatgtggagggattcaccatccctaCTATCAATCGGCAATATTCAAGCTTCTCTCTTAGTAAAGTTTTCGTCATCATATTGGAGCCATTATGAtccatatgaattttctcaaattccacCAACTTTTCATTTAGAACATCCCTTATctaatgatatctaacatcaatatgtttcgatttagtgaaaagatgaatttttaccaagatgaattacgctttgattatcacaaaatagcacatacctcttttgcttaaactcaagttcttctaagaacttcttcatccataacATCTCTTTAATAGCTTCAGTCgctgcaataaattcagcttcggttgtagaaagtgcaacacacttttgcaatcttgacttccatgacatAGCTCCActcgcaaaagaaatcaaataaccagaagtaaatttacgagtatcaatatctccgCCAAGTTggaatctgtgtatccaactaactcaagtttcccgATCCCGAAACTGAGTTTCAACTTTGAAGTTGCCCGAAGATACCTCAAAATCCACTTCACTGCATTCCAGTGCTCTCTGCctagatttgacaaatagcaactaacaacgccaactgcGTGCGCCAAGCCTAGGCATGTACATACCATTGCATACATTAAACTTCCTATATCTAAGGCATATGAaacactttccatatctttcttttctttatcagtCGTAGGACTTTccttcatatttaacttaaagtgggcagcaagaagagtactaaccactttagccttgtccttgtaaaatttctgaatgatcttctcgatatatttctcttgcgacaaaaacaactttttagcatctctgtctcgggTAATTTTAATGCCAAGAATTTGCTTTgccgagcccaagtctttcatggcaaaagacttgagctttaataactcaattcttgatgCAGCCAACCATATCATCAaccaagagaataataaagtcatcattaGAAATTTTTCTTATCAATGAAGTCTTCTTATCGCCATGTTCTGTCATAACTGACGCAAACTTTTTGTACTACTGCctcggtgcttgttttaggccatagagacttttcttcaatttgcacacataatcctaTTTCGctttcactttgaaaccctcaagttgttccatatatatctcttcctccaagttacctcaggttgttccatatatatctcttcttGTCACCATGTAGGAAAgctgttttaacatccatttgcttAATTTTCAAACTAGGCTAGCTAccaagcctagtaccacacggatagaagacattttcactatcggagaaaatatatcatcaaaatcaataccttTTCTCTGActgaatcccttaacaaccaatctagctttgtaccgtggttgtgaagtatgttcatcttgcttcaacctatatacccacttgttcttcaaagctcttttacctttaagtaacttcaccaattcaaaagtatgattatcataaagtgactgcatctcatctcgcatGGCATtgaaccaattgcttttgtactcatcttaTATTGCTTTTGCATAGCACTCTGGTTCACTTGCATCAGttaataatacatactcatcttcagaatactTGGTGGAAGGTCATCGGTCTCTAACGGATCTCCAGACTGGAACATgcagtggaacatctaattgagcctctaGTTCAGAAATagtattatctatttcaacatATTCAGAAACATGTGCGTTATTTAGAACATTGACTTcctgctgctcttcatcaacctgtgtagGAATATTTATAAGAGGAACTAGATCTAAATCAACTAGATTATCACTAACATATGGTGCTGAAATCATCTCTGCTTTCTCAATATCctttattgtttgatcttccataaacacaacgtctctgcttcttacaattttcttttcaagcagatcataaaatttgtagccaagcatatcctgtccataaccaataaatatgcactgtcgtgttttcacatcaaatttagacctctcatctttgggaatatgcacaaatactttgcacccaaagacacgcaaataatcataagaaacatctttgcatgtccaaactctattaggaacatcaaactctaaaggaacgcatggagtaagatttaatacatgtacaactgtacttaaagcctcatcccaaaaggatccaggtagctttgactgtgaaagtaaacatcttaccctttcaaccagTGTTCcgttcattctctcagctaagccatttaactaaggcgtcttgggaggtgtcttttgatgtcgaataccttattgtttgcaatattcatcaaaaggtccaatatactctcccaTGTTATCAgttctgatgcatttcaatttctttacagTCTGTCTCTCAACTGAAGCCTGAATTTGCTTAAAAGCATATAatacttgatctttagttttcaaggtatgaatccaattttttctttaaaaatcatctatgaaggtaacaaaataaagagagccaccaagtgattttgttttcataggaccgcaaaCATCAAAATGCACTAATTCCAGTATACCTGACTTTCTTAAAAGATGGGAACTTTTAAATGTAACTCTACTCTGTTTTCCTGCTAAATagtgagcacacttctttagcgcTGAAATTTTCAATCCTAAAAGGAgtttcttcttggccaatattgacaaacccttctcattgatgtgactgagcctcttatgccataattCAGCTGCATCTTTGCTgtctactgcattaattttgtctgtgaacaactttgcctgcataatgtacaacgaagaatatttttcacctctaaccacaacaagagaacctttgatgagcttccattgaccattactgaagGTGCTACAATACctctcatcatccaacttgtctatagaaaatcaaattcaagcataTATCAggtatatatttaatattattcaatactaaccttatgccattgctggtttctaggcacacatcaccgatgcctacagcttgagctagtccattgtttcccatcttcacaaATCCAAAGTCACCTGACCtatatgatgtaaagaaatccctacgagacGTAGCATGAACAGATGCACCACTATCAGTTACCCAACTAGCCTCATAAGAcacaaaattcaccacatcaccataaaaaataatgagaaagtcttctttaagtgcagcaacacgattgtcatcactatcattatcatttttcttctctttacctttctccttttgtttctcattttttaattggcgacaaaacctctgaatatgtcccttctgatgacaataatggcactcaacattagcaaatttattatacttacctctgctTTTATCTCGACTTTAATCTCTATTTCTCGGACCTTGAGACTCACTTCTCCCCATTTTCTCgacaaccaaggcatcagaatgtgaagaggatgatccttgtgtcttccttctcatctcttcattcaaaatactactcttggccAAATCTATGGTAATCGTACCATCTGGGgcaaaattagacaaaaaatGTTCGGAACGTCTCCCAAGAGTCCGGCAAAGTtccaagcaaccatagtgcttgtatctcatcatcaaacttgattcccatcgcaATCAACTAAtgtataattccttgaaaagaatttaaatgatcagtcaaacgagcaccatcatgatatctcaaagccatcatctgttttatcaaaaataacttattattctcggtctttcgagcatataattgttcgagcttatcccataatctgcgtgcatgtgtttcctcaataatatgattcaaaacattatcatccaccCACTGCCcaatataaccacacacttgacgatgaaatataaACCATTCAACATTAGTTTTATTCTCCGGTTTCTCCTCGGCAAATACGGGCAAACAAAAATCTTttacatataaaagatcttccatcttcctttccaaatatgatcATTTGAACCATTCAATGTAACAATTCTACTcgtattcatttccattgtttaacacaaggcagaaaaatcaagcaataaccagatgctttgataccactctAATGGGAAAACAataacaattcgaacaatatcgaatcaacacaacagaataaaataatctcccctcttgtgtaaacctaatagaaATCGATAtaatagagtaaaataaataccaagcctgtgaacacaagacgattttttacgtggaaaacctcccgATGTAAGAAGatcaaaaaccacgggaccggagtccacccgaaattcttcactatcaacaaaattaatcttctctagcaaatactagagatacatagcagcaaagacctcaagaacataattcttggcaatacacataaatttcacaagagatcaagataaatctgaccaaaaatgcaggttttgatcaatccacaaaaaacctgatgtatggagcttcaaacgaaaatcaaactaTTCAGATTCGAaaaaattgcgccacgaacatgttgacaaaatttcagctcaatcggaccacaaATCGACCTTCGAtaccagcttgatgtaaatcagatattgtcccaaaccccagattttctgctttctctttttctcttgttactatttcctttttttgtggctacctctttatatagatagtgagaaactctatttcctcatataacttatcatatggcTCAAGtcttttttgggcttgcaactcattgggccttctccacataggagtgaacccagctaacaaagGGTTCAATGGAATATTCATTTCACTTCCAGAGCTGATTTTGGTCAGTCCGAAGTCCAAACTCTGTAACCTAACATGGTGCGTCCCTTTATTTATCAGAAGGCCACATGCAAAAATCTTCTTCCTAAagctaagatggctttcttggtgTTACTGTCCTTCCAAATTTTCAGCCACAAACATTTACGTTAATAATTTGGTTGTGCTCAACCTATGGTGGAGCAAAATAATAGAAGACTAGGGAGGATGGCGAGACATTGAGGCATGGTTCACCCCCGCTGTTTATGTCTCTTCCTATTCACTGCCCTATCTTTGTGCTAAAACGTCTCTCATCCATTTTCAACTTTCAATTCTTCTGCATATGGCAAATACATTGAGAGTTCTAGATTTGTCATGGTGCAAATGCTTAACAAGGACACCTGACCTCTCAAAGTTTGTGTCCTTGGAGAGATTGATTCTTGATAGTTGTCGCAATTTAACTACAATCGACTGCTCTGTAGGTGCGCTAAAACATCTCGGAACTTTGAATCTAAAGGGATGTCCTGCACTTCAAGAGTTGCCTGAGGAAATCGATTCTCTAGAACCTTTGATGGAGCTTACCTTGCCTCGAGATTCAGATCTGTCCAAGGTTCCCAAGACAGTTGGCAATCTAAATTCTTTGTCAATTCCAAAGATGGAAAATGCAAGAATCGAAGAGCTTCCGTGCTCACTTGGCGGACTAACGAAGCTGACAAATTTGTCTCTAAGCGGATGCTCTCTAATAAAGGAACTTCCATGCTCACTCGGGGAATTAGGAGCATTGTTGGAGTTGCATTTGTCATCATCAGGTATAGTCAATCTACCTAAAGAAACTGAGGGCGATCGGGATCGACTATACAAAGATAAGAAGGTTACCAGACACCATCAAACTAGTGAAGATGCTTGAAGAATTGTATCGGAGGGTTGTCTGTTCCTGAGGGGTCAGATCCTTGATGAAGCTAGAAGGCTCTCCCGTTCGAGGATCTTGCACTTGTCATACACATGTATATGTGGATTCCCCAATAGTCCAATTGAACTAGTCGAGGTCAAAGGAGAGAATGTCTCGAACTCaatgagaagagaagaaatcTAGAGAAATGGAAAGACCGAAAAAGGAGCTTAGGCATGAGTGCTGCGAggtgaaaaggaaagattgaaaGAGGAGAGAAGGTGTGCGTGAgacattaaaaaatatgaaaataaatatataaaaagcaaCCGAACCACCTAAACACCAGTTCCACTTTTAGAAATCGAAAACCAAATTGACACTCCTAGGAATCTAACCCAACTGGCCGGTTTGGTCCAATTCAGGCGATTTGCGGTTCAATTGATCCATCTTGCTTGCCCCTAATCAGTTGTCTCGCTTGTTAAGAAAATTATCAGAAAAGTCATAAGTccattataattgtgtcaattcaatctctaaacctatgccaattcaatctatccggccaattttagccaaCTGGCACATACTTGTCCACATTAATGTTGGCTGATGTTAAcgtgaattatttttaatattattttatttttttcgaattttttatcatttttttccttttcttgttcctttcCTCCTTTGGTTTTCTTCCCCCGCAGAGGTCGATGAACATCACCATGGCCTTGGAGGCCATAGGCAAAGGCGGCCTTGCCTATGGCTGGCATTGTGGCCATATCTCAAATACAAAACTAACTAGATGGCTATTTCGAAAAACAAGCAattgaacaaataaattaaataaaataaagaattaaaatagaCATCAGCTTGATGGGATTTGGTTTATATGACCTATTTATCAACCACACTTGAGTAGCTCAAACAttctcaatattttttaaatccaaTCACATCTAATAACTCACGCAGTATACTCTCACAAGAACTATCAAAACAATCACTCAATAATGGGCAAAAACCCTTGTACTCTGACTCTTATGACCAAAAGCTCCTCTGCTCACTAATGGAGAAAAGCGCAATTCCAACGTGAAAAgtatttcaataatttcttaCTTCTTCAGATGTCAAACCACAAATCCTATATGGATTTGAAAAAACCACTTGGATTGGATTTGTTATGGgctcaaattctcgagtcttgTTTTTACTCTTTTGCATTGATAGGGCACAACCGCGACTGATTTAGGCCACATGACATCTTGTTACGCTATCCTTGATCAAGTTTTGAATTAGACATACAAAAATGAGTCTTTTACTGTTTGCTTAAGGAGTAATGTTGGCTGGGATTAGATCTAAATTCTCGCCGCGTGGGGCGATCGCAATCTGACATATCCAACAGGCTCAAAGCGTCATTTTGagaaacttttaaattttaaatttttattttatttttctctttggtcTGTGTGCTGATATCTCCAGAGTTGGGTTTTTTCTGCATTATTATATCTCAAAAGCCTTGATTCTTTAAATTGGTTTCCATCACAGATCgtgtgaaagagaaaaaagaaactctGGGTGAAGTTTTAAATGGAGATCGTTTAGTTAGTGCTCCCTTCAAGCTGGAGTTTTTAGTGAATAAGGAAGACGAAGTTGCTTGCAAGAAGACACTTTCAAAGGTAGAAGTGGCACGATTCCGGTCTGCAATCATCCAGGACTATTACTTTGAGATGAATTATGACGACTTGCCCACTTGGGGTTTTATTGGGAAGGTTGACAAGGACGGTAGGGATCCACATGAATACaagtattttctttattaagcGTGTTATGTTCGATATCTTATACAACAAGGACCGCGTGATCGAAATTCATGTCCGGACAGACCCAAACAGCGTCGCAGATCTTACAGAAGACAAAGAAGTTGATTTTCAGTATATGTACTCAGCAAAGTGGAAAGAAACAATTACTCCTTATGAGAAAAGGATGGATATATACACTTGGTCATCTTCATTGCCTCATCAACTTGAGATTCACTTGTTTTGGAACGTAAATTCTTGTGGTACAGTTCTTTTGTTGACTGGAATTCTTGCCACAATCCTCTGGAGAGCTCTAAAGAAAGATTTGGTCAAGTTAGGATCACCCTCTCATTACCCATTTGCTTGCCTGATTTTCTCTAAACATGAAAAGTTGTGCGCCCTCTTTCTTTCTATGAACATGATAGGACGGTTCTGTCTTTGTTCTGTTTTTGTTTATGACAAATAGGTATGCCCATGACGAAGAATTAGCTGAAGACGAGGAGAAGACTGGATGGAAATACATACACGGGGATGTGTTCAGGTTCCCAAAGTATAAATCTCTTTTTGCTGCTGCAGTTGGTTCTGGTACTCAGCTGTTTACTCTGTAAGTATCAAGATCATATGGCGTCTGTTGAAGCATATTTGCAATAGGAATTTGCACCACCTTTTATAGCAACCATATTCCTCTTTTTAtcttaattaggcaattcgtgATTTGTGTTCTGCAGTACCGTATTCATCTTTATATTGGCATCGATTGGTGTCTTTTATCCGTACAACCGAGGCCCGCTATTTAAGGCACTGGTTGTTATCTATGCACTCACGTCAGGAATTGCAGGCTATACTGCTACTTCCTTATACTGTCAGCTGGAGGGAACAAACTGGGTATGCAGCAGCGAGATTTTTCCTATGGACGTTATATACAGCACACTGCTTGTtgattgaatttctttctttctaacaTGGCAGGTCAGGAATCTAGTATTGACTGGATGCCTCTTCGGTGGGCCTCTCTTTCTCACATTCTGCTTCTTAAACAGTGTCGCTGTTGTCTACACTGCCACTGCAGCTCTTCCATTTGGCATGATTTTGGTCATAGTTCTCATATGGACACTTGTATCATCACCGTTGCTCGTATTGGGTGGGATTGCTGGGAAGAATAGCAAGGCCGAATTTCAAGCTCCA
The sequence above is drawn from the Eucalyptus grandis isolate ANBG69807.140 chromosome 11, ASM1654582v1, whole genome shotgun sequence genome and encodes:
- the LOC104427653 gene encoding LOW QUALITY PROTEIN: transmembrane 9 superfamily member 2 (The sequence of the model RefSeq protein was modified relative to this genomic sequence to represent the inferred CDS: inserted 1 base in 1 codon; deleted 1 base in 1 codon), which produces MANTLRVLDLSWCKCLTRTPDLSKFVSLERLILDSCRNLTTIDCSVGALKHLGTLNLKGCPALQELPEEIDSLEPLMELTLPRDSDLSKVPKTVGNLNSLSIPKMENARIEELPCSLGGLTKLTNLSLSGCSLIKELPCSLGELGALLELHLSSSDRVKEKKETLGEVLNGDRLVSAPFKLEFLVNKEDEVACKKTLSKVEVARFRSAIIQDYYFEMNYDDLPTWGFIGKVDKDGRDPHEYKYFLYKRVMFDILYNKDRVIEIHVRTDPNSVADLTEDKEVDFQYMYSAKWKETITPYEKRMDIYTWSSSLPHQLEIHLFWNVNSCGTVLLLTGILATILWRALKKDLVKYAHDEELAEDEEKTGWKYIHGDVFRFPKYKSLFAAAVGSGTQLFTLTVFIFILASIGVFYPYNRGPLFKALVVIYALTSGIAGYTATSLYCQLEGTNWVRNLVLTGCLFGGPLFLTFCFLNSVAVVYTATAALPFGMILVIVLIWTLVSSPLLVLGGIAGKNSKAEFQAPCRTTEYPREIPPLPWYRGAVPQMALAGFLPFIVTYIELYYIFGSVWGHRIYTIYNILFIVFIILLIVTAFITVALTYLQLAAEDHKWWWRSFLCGGSTGLFIYGYCLYYYYARSDMDGFMQTSFFFGYMACICYGVFLVLGTVGFXAALLFIRRIYGSIKCE